From Micromonas commoda chromosome 15, complete sequence, one genomic window encodes:
- a CDS encoding predicted protein, with protein sequence METEGPSSSPAPEPARDGDAPTSETTREDLERRLRLSESVALELERALEGKCRSLDESTRAAESLRRELRAARAANEADGSVPAAAMDAARAEIERLRAALVDGERERAALKSLASKAMKGAEGGRDGGDERDAMMNGDDHDARLRAAVAEERLAMAERALAEWREYASALGERCAVAEAAAADALRDARSASIRAKTETRAEALASAAGARVTRHENPRDDGARAEDGGEPVPPPVPAQTRPPPPPPPPPPPPPYASEPSRVAFQRARIANGELAAALAAARSVARAAEEASTRAASALTRASSLHARVDDGMGGARGGPKARVGKDVAVNLSPSVQLPSVAEWAAAAAGRTASGEAFEARDGDWDRGGAMRVDWAKAAADAGEEGKEEGDEGKEEGDEGKEEGDKGKDEGDEGKEEGDEGKATGKDGGDGVDWVAKAAESRRAWAERRARGDIDPTLEKIASEY encoded by the coding sequence ATGGAGACGGAGggtccatcgtcgtcgcccgcgccggagcccgcgcgcgatggcgatgcgCCCACGTccgagacgacgcgcgaggacctcgaGCGGAGGTTGAGGCTGAgcgagtccgtcgcgctcgagctggagcgcgcgctcgagggaaAGTGCCGATCGCTGGAcgagtcgacgcgggcggcggaatcgctgcgacgcgagctgcgagcggcgcgcgcggcgaacgaagCGGACGGATCcgttcccgcggcggcgatggacgcggcgcgcgcggagatcgagcggctgcgcgcggcgctggtggacggcgaacgcgagcgagccgcgCTCAAGTCTCTCGCGTCCAAGGCGATGAAGGGTGCcgaaggaggacgagacgggggcgacgaacgcgacgcgatgatgaacggcgacgaccacgacgcgcgtctccgcgcggccgtcgcggaggagcgacTCGCCATGGCGGAACGAGCGCTCGCGGAGTGGCGGGAGTACGCATCCGCGCTCGGGGAACGatgcgccgtcgccgaagccgccgccgccgacgcgctccgcgacgctcggTCCGCCTCGATTCGCGCGAAaacggagacgcgcgccgaggcgctcgcgtccgccgcgggcgcgcgagtGACGCGTCACGAAAACCCTCGCGATGATGgggcccgcgcggaggacggggGTGAACCCGTTCCTCCCCCGGTCCCGGCGCAaacccgcccgccgccgcctccgccgcctccgccgccgccgcccccgtacGCGTCTGAGCCGAGCAGGGTGGCGTTTCagcgcgcgaggatcgcaaacggcgaactcgccgcggcgctcgcggcggctcgaagcgtcgctcgcgccgcggaggaggcgtcgacgagagcggcgtcggcgctcacGAGGGCATCGTCgctgcacgcgcgcgtcgacgacgggatggggggcgcgcggggagggccAAAAGCGCGGGTCGGGAAGGACGTCGCGGTTAACCTTTCTCCGTCGGTTCAACTTCCCTCGGTTGCGGAgtgggccgcggcggcggcgggacggacgGCGTCCGGggaggcgttcgaggcgagggacgggGATTGGGATCGCGGGGGTGCGATGCGAGTGGACTGGGcgaaagcggcggcggacgccggcgaagaagggaaggaggagggcgacgaagggaaggaggagggcgacgaagggaaggaggagggcgacaaAGGGAAGGATGAGGGCGACGAAgggaaggaggagggcgacgaaggGAAGGCGACCGGGAAGGatggcggggacggggtcgACTGGgtggcgaaggcggcggagtcccggcgcgcgtgggccgagcgtcgcgcgcgaggagacATCGACCCGACGCTCGAGAAGATCGCGAGCGAGTACTGA
- a CDS encoding predicted protein yields the protein MSEEEELPMEGVARLAVTFTAVVAPPPPKEDANEPAKVRRRSSRSYPSPHGGAPSMYDSSRELIPPSPRPPAQDEPPAETAETAVDEPAPEGEDAEEGAEEGAEEGAEEGAEDPPTASMTVAYALPDGTEFVSTHEDHPLVVARRAAGVVSCDSWTGPTHELVVNEDIVRTMARQGAALVVTFTRSKMDTGETSVDEGGTKSDGVVVATSVTIELASLVLGSESFAERVYDFDDREDVEGGAGSAEGTFPPAFAGYRRVRVGVRLVGAPKAEADTAVDDDAAQLATSKPPPFLPAGLARDLRPFAVTLHRASNLPDVPASHVELDELCEPVAAHLAWRHPTTKESLWPKTDDDDAARVVSWRTASSTTPWRTVQPLESFSAPFRTRDARFDSSLMFMAKDLVTNLHDACAAAPLELRIHDRVRRAVPEKFPGLDKLEGNEDEGAAEGAEGAEGGGKNAKGSFDADGFPVADAYARAFFELRSACEWPRTQTKFHLEANLEPVSSLPGGGVGASLDWTCRPGRYVEAHATVTMTFETCEPLRDPRENKPASAIDVDADTEGTEAPAAGGAEGEGADPGAEGAEVPPTPPDPRPFHRCVFAMHYSNVSLFREILDVVRSRNAKTLGVDGTPAHVLFELAHAKFEPSQIADPAFAVITGFHVIDGVTRLILIEGTYGEVMDPVYEIASREASNPGVRVLFNRRLGYDARMYGTLGGDIWPVKLCETVPALAKSPKVLAGDGVRAITRECVLKLAQLLDGIAGPSWMREVESSRAFPRVDALVSLDKRFGAELTVTDLTGEAPRLRGVHRTTRTDADDELEAYAGGSTKGGRVSDVEQTVGHVVGQDDTAVMSPGTARGKARRRVHPPLDMTTPLDGSYLADLAARRRARTRRDLTADYLAHTERLQRTLGDEKRRAWREWNVRRITTEEEAEIKAKEAAAEAARVKEEADKEAEEAARSGTKSGKPLHPSPFKWPVAPTYAGDHVHPKHPGERRAAELREPWEAPTIDFDVTMHCPDKWKIPSPTNKPNGKHFDKIPAPVDRLFETNRAFFNSVHLYGEDLIKEKKDAVLQARKEWRAKCVVDNPGTMEYHGMKVTLPSKDYAAIPAADRYRSILHDPPVKLGLTRSRVKGAEHPPPVSMFTREDPEVTNPHSKLNALTLREIDKTRFTAGPGVDFKRHNLVAAGGVHTGTLDLVGAEDDEGNKPPRYRRDRSVRRG from the coding sequence atgtcggaggaggaggagctcccGATGGAGGGGGTTGCTCGGCTCGCCGTCACGTTcacggccgtcgtcgcgcctcccccgccgaaGGAGGACGCGAACGAACCCGCGAAggtgcgccgccgttcgtcgcgatcgtACCCGTCGCCCCACGGAGGCGCTCCCTCAATGTACGACTCGTCACGCGAACTCATCCCCCCGTCCCCCCGACCACCCGCGCAGGACGAACCCCCCGCCGAGACCGCCGAGACCGCCGTCGATGAACCAGCCCCGGAGGgagaggacgccgaggaaggTGCCGAGGAAGGTGCCGAGGAAGGTGCCGAagagggtgccgaggatcCGCCGACCGCGTCCATGACGGTCGCGTACGCCCTgcccgacggcaccgagtTTGTCTCCACCCACGAGGATcacccgctcgtcgtcgcgagacgagccgcgggcgtcgtgtCGTGCGACTCGTGGACCGGACCGacgcacgagctcgtcgtgaACGAGGACATCGTGCGAACGATGGCGCggcagggcgccgcgctcgtcgtgaCGTTCACGCGTTCGAAGATGGACACCGGAGAGACGAGCGTGGACGAAGGCGGGACGAAATCGGAtggggtcgtcgtcgcgacaaGTGTGACGATCGAGCTGGCGTCGCTGGTTCTCGGATCGGAGTCgttcgccgagcgcgtgTACGACTTTGACGACCGGGAGGACGTcgaaggaggcgcgggttcggccgAGGGGACGTTTccgcccgcgttcgcggggtaccggcgcgtgcgcgttgGCGTTCGGCTCGTGGGGGCTCCGAAAGCCGAGGCAGACAcggccgtcgacgatgacgcggcacagctggcgacgtctaaaccgccgccgttccttcccgcggggctcgcgcgGGACCTCCGCCCGTTCGCCGTGaccctccaccgcgcgagtAACCTGcccgacgtccccgcgtcgcacgtcgaGTTGGACGAACTGTGCGAaccggtcgccgcgcacctggCGTGGCGCcacccgacgacgaaggaGAGTTTATGGCCCAAaacagacgacgacgacgccgcgagggtggtaTCGTggcgcaccgcgtcgtccacgacgccgtggcgaaCCGTCCAACCGCTGGAGAGCTTCAGCGCGCCGTTCAggacgagggacgcgcggttCGACTCGTCCTTGATGTTCATGGCGAAAGATTTGGTAACCAACCTgcacgacgcgtgcgccgcggctccgttGGAACTGCGCATCCAcgaccgcgtgcgccgcgccgttccggAGAAGTTCCCCGGTCTGGATAAGCTGGAGGGGAACGAAGATGAGGGtgccgccgagggtgccgagggtgccgagggagGCGGGAAAAACGCGAAAGGTtcgttcgacgccgacgggttccccgtcgccgacgcgtacGCCAGAGCGTTTTTCGAGTTGAGAAGCGCGTGCGAGTGGCCGCGGACACAGACGAAGTTTCACCTCGAGGCTAACCTGGAACCCGTCAGTTCTCTGCCCGGGGGAGGTGTGGGGGCGTCGCTGGACTGGACGTGCCGCCCCGGACGGTacgtcgaggcgcacgcgacggtgacgatgacGTTCGAGACGTGCGAGCCGCTGAGAGACCCGAGGGAAAACAAGCCGGCGAGCGCaatcgacgtcgacgcggataCCGAGGGTACCGAGGCGCCAGCcgccgggggtgccgagggggagggtgccgacccgggtgccgagggtgccgaggtgccgccgacaccgcccgacccgcgccCCTTCCACCGCTGCGTGTTTGCCATGCACTACTCGAACGTCTCGCTGTTTCGCGAGATTTTGGACGTCGTCCGGAGCCGCAACGCGAAGACGCTCGGGGTGGACGGGACACCCGCGCACGTCCTGTTCGAACTGGCGCACGCCAAGTTCGAACCTTCACAGATCGCGGaccccgccttcgccgtcaTCACCGGTTTCCacgtcatcgacggcgtcacGCGGCTCATCTTAATCGAGGGGACGTACGGCGAGGTGATGGACCCGGTGTACGaaatcgcgtcgcgcgaggctTCAAaccccggcgtccgcgtcctgTTTAACCGTCGTTTAGGGTACGACGCGCGCATGTACGGTACACTCGGCGGGGACATATGGCCGGTCAAGCTGTGCGAAACGGTCCCGGCGTTGGCCAAGTCGCCCAAAGTGttggccggcgacggcgttcgGGCAATCACGCGCGAGTGCGTCTTAAAATTGGCGCAACTTTTGGACGGTATCGCGGGCCCTTCGTGGATGCGGGAGGTGGAATCCtcccgcgcgttcccgcgcgtcgatgcgCTGGTGTCGCTGGACAAGCGGTTCGGCGCGGAGCTGACGGTGACGGACCTGACGGGCGAGGCGCCGAGGCTTCGCGGCGTTCACCGAACGACTCgaaccgacgccgacgacgagctcgaggcgtaCGCGGGGGGCTCTACGAAGGGAGGGCGGGTGTCTGACGTCGAACAAACTGTCGGACACGTTGTCGGACAAGATGATACGGCGGTGATGAGCCCCGGAACCGCGCGGGGCaaggcgcgtcggcgcgtgcaCCCTCCGCTGGACATGACGACGCCGCTTGACGGTTCGTACCTCGCGGACCTGGCGGCGAGAAGAAGGGCCAGGACTCGCAGGGACCTCACCGCCGACTACCTGGCGCACACCGAACGCCTGCAGCGGACGCTGGGCGACGAGAAGCGCCGGGCGTGGCGGGAGTGGAACGTTCGTCGGATcacgacggaggaggaggcggagattAAAgccaaggaggcggcggcggaggcggcgagggtgaaggaggaggctgacaaggaggctgaggaggctGCGCGATCGGGCACAAAATCGGGCAAGCCGTTACACCCGTCCCCGTTCAAGTGGCCGGTCGCGCCCACGTACGCGGGCGACCACGTGCACCCCAAACACCCCGGCgagaggcgcgccgcggagctccgcgagccgTGGGAGGCTCCCACGATCGATTTCGACGTCACGATGCACTGCCCGGACAAGTGGAAAattccgtcgccgacgaacAAGCCAAACGGCAAACACTTTGACAAGATCCCGGCTCCCGTCGATCGACTCTTCGAGACGAATCGCGCGTTTTTCAACAGCGTGCACCTGTACGGCGAGGACCTGatcaaggagaagaaggacgcggTGTTACAAGCGCGGAAAGAGTGGCGCGCCAAGTGCGTCGTGGATAACCCGGGCACGATGGAATACCACGGCATGAAAGTCACGCTGCCGTCGAAGGATTACGCGGCGATACCCGCGGCGGATCGGTATCGGAGCATCCTTCACGACCCACCGGTGAAGTTGGGCCTGACCAGGTCAAGGGTCAAGGGCGCGGAGCACCCACCGCCGGTGAGCATGTTCACGCGCGAGGACCCGGAGGTTACCAACCCGCACAGCAAGCTCAACGCGTTGACCCTGAGGGAAATCGACAAGACCAGATTCACCGCGGGGCCGGGTGTGGACTTTAAGCGGCACAACCTGGTGGCGGCCGGGGGGGTTCACACGGGGACGCTGGACCTGgtgggcgcggaggacgacgaggggaaCAAGCCGCCGAGGTACAGGCGCGATCGCTCGGTGAGACGGGGGTAG
- a CDS encoding predicted protein produces the protein SQHPRASGEGELHYNCSARDVVVLGALGAGAGGVVKKAVHVPTHRFIALKSMTVFEREKRAALIAEMKLLCEQQGGGGGSNGEYESPPPANVVRFIGAFYSPETNLINIALEYVEGGSLESLVKKGGAVPQDVLGKICGGVCAGLEYLHAHRRTVHRDIKPGNILMRLNGEPVITDFGVSAELGDSRALLDSFKGTLHYMSPERVENKDYDFAADVWSLGLTMLECAIGRYPYDVTDGGPLGLMVQITRDECPIPRDARLGEHLAGLVKRCMRKKPKERPSVTRLRTGPHPYIAENEAVDAGGWVRSVTSPLEILEGDANAFVRHYYRLVDRVD, from the coding sequence AGCCagcacccgcgcgcctccggcgagggcgagctccACTACAACTGCAGCGCGCGAGACGTGGTGGTGTtgggcgcgctcggcgcgggcgctggcggcgtgGTGAAGAAAGCCGTGCACGTGCCGACGCACCGGTTCATCGCGCTCAAGTCGATGACGGTGTTCGAGAgggagaagcgcgcggcgctcatcgcggagaTGAAGCTCCTGTGCGAGCAACagggaggcgggggaggatCAAACGGGGAATAcgaatcgccgccgccagccaaCGTGGTGCGGTTCATCGGCGCGTTCTACTCGCCAGAGACGAACTTGATCAACATTGCGTTGGAATACGTGGAGGGGGGTTCGTTGGAATCTTTGGTCAAAAAGGGTGGGGCCGTGCCGCAGGACGTCCTGGGTAAGATATGCGGCGGCGTGTGCGCCGGCTTGGAGTACCTCCACGCGCACAGGCGCACGGTCCACCGGGACATCAAACCCGGCAACATACTGATGCGTCTCAACGGCGAACCCGTGATTACGGATTTTGGCGtctccgccgagctcggcgactcCAGAGCTCTGCTCGACTCGTTCAAGGGCACGCTGCACTACATGTCCCCGGAACGGGTGGAGAACAAGGATTACgacttcgccgcggacgtgtgGTCCTTGGGTCTGACGATGCTGGAGTGCGCCATCGGTCGATACCCTTACGACGTGACAGACGGCGGTCCCCTCGGGTTGATGGTGCAGATCACTCGCGACGAGTGCccgatcccgcgcgacgcgcggctcggcgagcacctcgccggTCTCGTCAAACGGTGCATGCGGAAGAAACCCAAGGAACGGCCGAGCGTGACGAGGTTAAGGACCGGTCCGCACCCGTACATCGCCGAGAacgaagccgtcgacgccggggggtGGGTCCggtcggtgacgtcgccgctggaAATCttggagggcgacgcgaacgccttCGTCCGGCACTACTACCGGCTCGtggaccgcgtcgac
- a CDS encoding predicted protein, with translation PTRQFIEDVDDYMKGKDFEQTMRELQTLFQQYKQIEQGLQQNRIRLGNKLPEIKRALDTVKLLKEKSASGDELDMDYELTDSVFAKAKVKDAQSVYLWLGANVMLEYSLDDAENLLQTNHENCARNLATNKSDLAFVKDNVTITEVSIARVYNWDVKRRKAAKEAENK, from the coding sequence CCGACTCGCCAGTTCAtcgaggacgtggacgactACATGAAGGGCAAGGACTTCGAGCAGACCATGCGGGAGCTCCAGACCCTGTTCCAGCAGTACAAGCAGATCGAGCAGGGCCTCCAGCAGAACCGCATCCGCCTAGGGAACAAGCTGCCCGAGATCAAGCGCGCCCTCGACACGGTCAAGCTGCTGAAGGAGaagtcggcgtcgggcgacgagctcgacatGGACTACGAGCTCACCGACAGCGTGttcgccaaggcgaaggtCAAGGACGCGCAGTCCGTCTACCTCTGGCTGGGTGCGAACGTGATGCTAGAGTACTcgctggacgacgccgagaatCTGCTCCAGACTAATCACGAAAACTGCGCGAGAAACCTGGCGACGAACAAGTCGGACCTGGCGTTCGTCAAGGATAACGTGACGATCACGGAGGTGAGCATCGCGAGGGTGTACAACTGGGACGTGAAGCGGcggaaggcggcgaaggaggctgagAACAAGTAG
- a CDS encoding Peptide-methionine--S-oxide reductase (MsrA.Peptide-methionine-(S)-S-oxide reductase) — translation MAAPSLVVSNLGARANPRVARRASSRARRVAPPRASGGERRRTIEEGDASEASVGAAGRASSLPLGLTRRNLIDAAFVAVSIPLWKDIAHDLGYLQGPEDAPADLPVPPPGSGYVTATFSGGCFWCMERPFDELDGVIATTSGYTGGVVDNPTYHQVGAGRTGHRESVQILYDPKRVSYEQLLQTFWRQIDPTRDDGMFLDSGFQYTSAIYVADESQRLAAEGSVRALTEAGRFPGPIKTAIEPARTFWPAEKYHQDYYRRNAARYGFYRFLSGRDEFVRGVWGTDGGAHGR, via the coding sequence atggccgccccgtcgctcgtcgtcTCCAACCTCGGGGCTCGCGccaacccccgcgtcgcgcgtcgcgcttcctcccgcgcgcgccgcgtcgccccgccgcgagcgtccggCGGGGAGCGTCGTCGTAcgatcgaggagggcgacgcgagcgaggcgagcgtGGGTGCCGcagggcgcgcgtcgtcgcttcCTCTCGGCCTCACCCGCCGTAacctcatcgacgccgcgttcgtcgccgtctccatcCCGCTGTGGAAGGACATCGCGCACGACCTCGGATACCTCCAGGGCCCCGAGGACGCCCCGGCCGACCTGCCCGTCCCGCCCCCCGGGTCCGGCTACGTCACCGCCACATTCTCTGGAGGATGTTTCTGGTGCATGGAGCGCCcgttcgacgagctcgacggcgtcatcgccACGACATCCGGgtacaccggcggcgtcgtggacaaCCCGACGTATCACCAGGTGGGCGCCGGACGCACGGGCCACAGGGAGAGCGTGCAGATCCTCTACGACCCCAAACGCGTGAGCTACGAGCAACTGCTCCAAACGTTTTGGCGCCAGATTGATCCCACCAGGGATGACGGGATGTTCCTCGACTCGGGGTTTCAGTACACGAGCGCGATatacgtcgccgacgagtcGCAGCGTTTGGCCGCGGAGGGAAGCGTGAGGGCGTTGACGGAGGCTGGGCGGTTCCCGGGTCCGATCAAGACGgcgatcgaacccgcgcgcacgTTTTGGCCGGCGGAAAAGTATCATCAGGATTATTACCGGCGCAACGCCGCCAGGTACGGGTTCTACCGGTTCCTGAGCGGGCGGGACGAGTTCGTGCGAGGGGTGTGGGGCAcggacgggggcgcgcaCGGGCGCTAG
- the ISA3 gene encoding glycoside hydrolase family 13 protein (candidate isoamylase) — translation MSSRARVGGTNPGAFKPKSSPINRGGANLARGQPIAAQVEPYSWGDIPTTPSATRDLPSWLPQPAPVHGDGGPGTFVPPPAFEPVTTPPVIDVDRIRISEGYAQFLGPTPAGDVINPGVNFALHSAAAAAVDLLIYFDPSSTSKQPSLRIPLDPKKNKTGDVWHVRLDNIPRGGDGYVIRYGYLVDGGKSPHRWDYWEPNQLMVDPYAPLVEGRRVYGKNETCPNGEVGQWLGAFALDETPFDWGGVEPPNIPPQDLVVYECTPRAFTASSSSGLDEDVRGSFLGIAEKVQHIKDAGYNAVELLPVFHFDEMEFKLSPNPRDHMLNTWGYSTMAFFAPMTVYASKGAGPQQAAREFKHMVKTMHANGIEVLLDVVYNHTGEGSGRFFSFRGIDNKSYYMMEDLNGKVNYKNYTGCGNTFNCNHEPVMNLVLDSLRHWVDEYHVDGFRFDLTSCLCRDPNSGAIMTSPPVVRAIAKDNTLARCKLFAEPWDCAMDGYLVGKFPNWDRWGEWNGIYRDTVRRFLKGDPGLKSQFASSLCGSADMYNVNARKPYHSLNFITAHDGFTLRDLVSYNKKQNHQNGEEGRDGCNDNHSWNCGQEGESNDQAVASLRWRQMRNMHLALMVSQGTPMVLMGDEYGHTRKGNNNTYGHDNELNNFDWAALEKQRDHYFRYHAGLVKFRKNHPLLGRAEFLNDNDITWHEDNWDNPDSLFLAYQLHDCGQGGGDLYIAFNQHDFFVDAALPPPPGGKSWHRVVDTNLPPPADFVEHGEGGVGARYNVAPRGAVMLVAK, via the coding sequence atgtcatcgcgcgcgcgggtcggcggcACCAACCCGGGCGCCTTCAAGCCAAAGTCATCTCCCAtcaaccgcggcggcgcaaacctcgcgcgcggccagcccatcgccgcgcaggtcgAGCCGTACTCGTGGGGCGACATCCCAACCACCcccagcgcgacgcgcgatctCCCGTCGTGGCTCCCgcagcccgcgcccgtgcaCGGGGACGGCGGGCCGGGTACCTTCgtccccccgcccgcgttcgaACCCGTCACCACCCCACCCGTCATCGACGTCGATCGCATAAGAATCTCCGAGGGTTACGCGCAGTTCCTCGGAcccacgcccgcgggggacgtCATCAATCCCGGGGTTAACTTCGCGCTtcactccgccgccgccgccgccgtcgacctcCTCATCTACTtcgacccgtcgtcgacgtccaagCAGCCGTCGCTTCGCATCCCGCTGGATCCCAAGAAGAACAAGACCGGGGACGTGTGGCACGTGCGGCTCGATAAcatcccgcgcggcggcgacggctacGTCATCAGATACGGGTACCTCGTAGACGGGGGCAAGTCGCCGCACCGGTGGGACTACTGGGAACCCAACCAGCTGATGGTGGACCCGTACGCGCCCTTGGTCGAGGGGCGAAGGGTGTACGGCAAGAACGAGACGTGCCCGAACGGCGAGGTGGGGCAGtggctcggcgcgttcgcgctggACGAAACGCCGTTCGACTGGGGCGGAGTCGAGCCCCCGAACATTCCGCCGCAGGACCTCGTCGTGTACGAgtgcacgccgcgcgcgttcaccgcgtctTCGAGCTCTGGTCTCGACGAAGACGTCCGCGGATCTTTCCTGGGGATCGCCGAGAAGGTTCAGCACATCAAGGACGCGGGGTACAACGCCGTGGAGCTCCTCCCCGTCTTCCACTTTGACGAGATGGAGTTTAAGCTCTCGCCCAACCCTCGGGACCACATGCTCAACACGTGGGGGTACAGCACGATGGCGTTCTTCGCTCCCATGACGGTGTACGCGTCCAAGGGCGCCGGCCCGCagcaggcggcgcgcgagtttAAGCACATGGTCAAGACCATGCACGCCAACGGCATCGAGGTGCTCCTGGACGTCGTGTACAATCACACCGGCGAGGGCAGCGGGAGGTTCTTCTCCTTTCGCGGCATCGACAACAAGAGCTACTACATGATGGAGGACCTCAACGGCAAGGTGAACTACAAGAACTACACCGGCTGCGGCAACACGTTCAACTGCAACCACGAGCCAGTGATGAACCTCGTGCTCGACTCGTTGCGCCACTGGGTGGACGAGTACCACGTCGACGGTTTCAGGTTTGACCTGACCAGTTGCCTGTGCCGCGATCCCAACAGCGGCGCAATCATGACGTCGCCACCCGTCGTGAGGGCAATCGCCAAGGACAACACGCTCGCGCGTTGTAAGCTCTTCGCGGAGCCGTGGGACTGCGCGATGGACGGGTACCTCGTGGGGAAGTTCCCCAACTGGGACAGGTGGGGCGAGTGGAACGGCATCTACCGCGACACCGTCCGCAGGTTCCTCAAGGGTGACCCCGGGCTAAAGTCTCAGTTCGCGTCCTCCCTCTGCGGCAGCGCGGATATGTACAACGTCAACGCGCGCAAGCCGTATCACTCCCTCAACTTCATCACCGCGCACGACGGGTTCACGCTGAGGGACCTCGTGTCGTACAACAAGAAGCAGAACCACCAGAACGGGGAGGAGGGTAGGGACGGATGCAACGATAACCACTCGTGGAACTGCGGGCAAGAGGGCGAGTCGAACGATCAGGCCGTCGCGAGCCTGCGTTGGCGGCAGATGCGCAACATGCACCTCGCGCTGATGGTGAGCCAGGGCACGCCGATGGTGCTCATGGGCGACGAGTACGGGCACACGCGCAAGGGGAACAACAACACCTACGGGCACGATAACGAGCTCAACAACTTTGACTGggccgcgctggagaagcAGCGGGACCATTACTTCCGCTACCACGCCGGACTCGTCAAGTTCCGCAAGAACCACCCGCTGCTGGGGCGCGCGGAGTTCCTGAACGACAACGACATCACATGGCACGAGGATAACTGGGACAACCCGGACTCGCTCTTCCTGGCGTATCAGCTGCATGACTgcggccaaggaggcggagaccTTTACATCGCGTTCAACCAGCACGATTTTttcgtggacgccgcgctgccgcCCCCGCCAGGGGGCAAATCTTGGCACAGGGTGGTGGACACGAACctgccgcctcccgcggacTTTGTGGAacacggcgagggcggcgtcggcgccaggTACAACGTCGCTCCGAGGGGCGCGGTCATGCTAGTGGCCAAGTGA
- a CDS encoding predicted protein, with amino-acid sequence MSLNDIDAQLAELKARLGGLDSEASDDESGGGAREESRDNDPKRKSKKEKKSKKSKKERKEKKAKRARSSSSESASDGGEDSDSELVPIAPLPASCLPEHNAYAAKSVGKRRKQSKAGSPATATAAAAWARGDGTVDAADASRAGASDASPSAQRPAILELLEKRREKRAEHRCDVCDKDFTSHAQLEEHRRGKAHRSRAASHGGGAGRGGRGGGGRGGGGPVRPAPGPRPPPGVPHCALCRKAFTSTAQLEEHRGGKWHKARASGELPPSRKPYNAT; translated from the coding sequence ATGAGTCTGAACGACATAGACGCCCAGCTCGCAGAGCTCAAGGCGCGGCTCGGCGGCCTGGACAGCGAAgccagcgacgacgagtccggcggcggcgcgagggaggagtcGAGGGACAACGACCCGAAGCGCAAgtcgaagaaggagaagaaatCTAAGAAATCTAAGAAGGAGcggaaggagaagaaggccaagcgcgcgcgttcgtcgtcgtcggagtcggcatccgacggcggcgaagacaGCGACAGCGAGTTGGTACCCATCGCGCCGCTTCCCGCGAGCTGCCTCCCCGAACACaacgcgtacgccgcgaagagcgtCGGCAAGCGAAGGAAACAAAGCAAGGCGGGATCACCGgcgaccgccaccgccgccgccgcctgggcGAGAGGCGACGGaaccgtcgacgccgccgacgcgtcccgaGCCGGCGCATCCGACGCATCACCCTCGGCGCAGAGACCCGCCATCTTAGAGCTGCTGGAGAAGCGCCGCGAgaagcgcgccgagcacAGGTGCGACGTCTGCGACAAGGATTTCACCTCGCACGCGCAGCTGGAggagcatcgccgcggcaaAGCGCACAGGAGCAGAGCCGCgtcccacggcggcggcgcgggaagggggggacgaggcggcggcggcaggggcggcggcggacccgtcaggcccgcgccggggccgaGGCCACCGCCCGGGGTACCGCACTGCGCGCTCTGTCGAAAGGCGTTTACGTCCAcggcgcagctcgaggaaCACCGCGGGGGCAAGTGGCACAaggcgcgagcctcgggcgagctgccgccgtcgcgcaaGCCCTACAACGCGACGTGA